The following proteins are co-located in the Micromonospora viridifaciens genome:
- the ybeY gene encoding rRNA maturation RNase YbeY, giving the protein MSIEIANESGVEVDTDAVLAVARHALDEMGVNPLAELSILLVDIDYMSELNHRWMGGDGPTDVLAFPMDEGSVDHGPGESSPAGGEPALLGDIVLCPEVAAKQAAAAGHSAADELHLLTVHGVLHLLGYDHAEPEEEREMFGLQARLLSSWRSTRSR; this is encoded by the coding sequence TTGTCCATCGAGATCGCCAACGAGTCCGGTGTCGAGGTCGACACCGACGCCGTGCTCGCCGTCGCCCGGCACGCCCTCGACGAGATGGGGGTCAACCCGCTCGCCGAGCTCTCCATCCTGCTGGTCGACATCGACTACATGTCCGAGCTGAACCACCGCTGGATGGGCGGGGACGGCCCGACCGACGTGCTCGCCTTCCCCATGGACGAGGGCAGCGTCGACCACGGTCCGGGGGAGAGCAGCCCGGCCGGCGGCGAGCCGGCCCTGCTCGGCGACATCGTGCTCTGCCCCGAGGTGGCGGCCAAGCAGGCGGCCGCGGCCGGCCACTCGGCCGCCGACGAGCTGCACCTGCTCACCGTGCACGGGGTGCTGCACCTGCTCGGCTACGACCACGCCGAGCCGGAGGAGGAGCGGGAGATGTTCGGCCTCCAGGCCCGCCTGCTGTCCAGTTGGCGGTCGACCCGGTCCAGATGA
- a CDS encoding hemolysin family protein, translated as MAVDPVQMMTTLAAGADPANLPDLQLIVFAAGLVVLAGLIAMTEAALTAVSPARAAELARDGARGARALQAVAGDVVRHLNLLLLLRLLAELTATTLVALVAVDTFGAGWRAALVTAGAMTVVSFVVVGVAPRTLGRQHAYPVGRVVAPLVRWLGRALNPLASLLILIGNAVTPGRGFREGPFATQVELRELVDLAEQRGVVEHGERQMIHSVFALGDTIAREVMVPRTEMVWIEERKTLAQALALFLRSGFSRIPVIGESVDDVLGVLYLKDLIRRIQSAPEARQLPVAELMRPATFVPESKPVDDLLSEMQAARNHLVIVVDEYGGTGGLVTIEDILEEIVGEITDEYDVERPPVEHLADGAVRVTARLPVEDLGELFDTELPTDEVETVGGLLAQALGRVPIPGAEAEVAGLRLIAEGTTGRRNRIDSVLVSRVPPSDASDGAGRGERVESRGNHNRSEERQPADA; from the coding sequence TTGGCGGTCGACCCGGTCCAGATGATGACCACCCTGGCGGCCGGCGCCGATCCTGCCAATCTGCCCGATCTGCAGCTCATCGTCTTCGCGGCGGGGCTGGTGGTGCTCGCCGGCCTCATCGCGATGACCGAGGCGGCGCTGACCGCCGTCTCCCCGGCCCGGGCCGCCGAGCTGGCCCGCGACGGGGCGCGTGGCGCGCGTGCCCTCCAGGCGGTCGCCGGTGACGTCGTCCGCCACCTCAACCTGCTGCTCCTGCTCCGGCTGCTGGCCGAGCTGACCGCGACCACGCTGGTCGCGCTGGTGGCGGTGGACACCTTCGGCGCCGGCTGGCGGGCCGCCCTGGTCACCGCCGGGGCGATGACCGTGGTCAGCTTCGTGGTGGTCGGGGTCGCCCCGCGCACCCTCGGCCGGCAGCACGCGTACCCGGTGGGCCGGGTGGTCGCGCCGCTGGTGCGCTGGCTGGGCCGGGCGCTCAACCCGCTGGCCTCGCTGCTGATCCTGATCGGCAACGCGGTCACCCCGGGGCGCGGTTTCCGCGAGGGCCCGTTCGCCACCCAGGTGGAGCTGCGCGAGCTGGTCGACCTGGCCGAGCAGCGCGGCGTCGTGGAGCACGGCGAACGCCAGATGATTCACTCGGTCTTCGCCCTCGGCGACACCATCGCCCGCGAGGTGATGGTGCCGCGTACCGAGATGGTGTGGATCGAGGAGCGCAAGACGCTCGCCCAGGCGCTGGCGCTCTTCCTGCGCTCCGGCTTCTCCCGGATCCCGGTGATCGGCGAGAGCGTGGACGACGTGCTCGGCGTGCTCTACCTCAAGGACCTGATCCGGCGGATCCAGAGCGCTCCGGAAGCCCGGCAGCTGCCGGTGGCCGAGCTGATGCGCCCGGCGACCTTCGTGCCGGAGTCCAAGCCGGTCGACGACCTGCTCTCCGAGATGCAGGCGGCCCGCAACCACCTGGTCATCGTCGTCGACGAGTACGGCGGCACCGGCGGCCTGGTCACCATCGAGGACATCCTGGAGGAGATCGTCGGCGAGATCACCGACGAGTACGATGTCGAACGCCCGCCGGTCGAGCACCTGGCGGACGGGGCCGTGCGGGTGACCGCCCGGCTGCCGGTGGAGGACCTGGGCGAGCTGTTCGACACCGAGCTGCCCACCGACGAGGTGGAGACGGTCGGTGGTCTGCTCGCGCAGGCGCTCGGCCGGGTGCCGATTCCCGGCGCCGAGGCCGAGGTGGCCGGGCTCCGGCTGATCGCCGAGGGCACCACCGGCCGGCGCAACCGGATCGACAGCGTGCTGGTGAGCCGGGTCCCGCCGAGCGACGCATCCGACGGCGCGGGGCGCGGCGAGCGTGTCGAGTCCCGCGGCAACCACAACCGTTCCGAGGAGAGGCAACCCGCCGATGCCTGA